A single genomic interval of Trichoplusia ni isolate ovarian cell line Hi5 chromosome 12 unlocalized genomic scaffold, tn1 tig00003192_group11, whole genome shotgun sequence harbors:
- the LOC113506359 gene encoding transcriptional repressor p66-alpha-like encodes MDVDDSAVDLSVRALPPELSELRALTASGLTITPAQPPPHIDRVQQLRIGSSGKRVLRPRSEQRSYAESPDIVLLPAAPPHRKPSMSTPAPFTDVSSKLNSGGVNVSITPSTLPAPAPESPRDPRDDEDSEEDENEPPLPIPGHRELSSAEIWERERRLRTLREKLRAEETRLVLLRKLRQSQQATGLPPAKDTSTGTALAGSGCVVPPGVTVTPAPPPAHQQAKRTNNSSATAAASSTSSSRRTSSLPGGATLTPGPYRSQSSTSGGASITPSVTITPAPPPASQHASSNKASSRSSEDTQTPAQRQAAAKLALRKQLEKTLLQIPPPKPPPPEMNFIPSPSNTDFVYLVGLEHVVDYLTNEDRMPRSSVPALCAQCGCDFTPVWRWERGGGAAARRLDATFAPAPPPPAARRLCELCVSGNVKRALKAEHTARLKTAFVRALQQEQEIERRLAAPAASPPPAAHHAAPNPPPAHSHAHRPLQISSSRGSSRGGSAASPAPGKGSERSTAAPPAPPAPPAPRTMTSSESLRSHHSDRSRETSEVPAKKGKGSSSSSTSQNSSSSKQHQQLAAAAAAQMAFEQHSAAAMQALQHQLLRGSLSGAGGSSGMSPAAAAAAMMQFSPLIYTYQLAMAQASALGKRSGKGGGSAGGGAAMAEMQRVAEAQRQYLLDMIPGQHPRNPWTKN; translated from the exons ATGGACGTAGACGATTCGGCAGTTGACCTGAGTGTCAG GGCATTGCCTCCTGAGCTGAGTGAGTTGAGAGCTTTGACTGCCAGTGGGCTTACTATAACGCCTGCTCAGCCACCACCACat ATTGATAGG GTACAACAACTCAGGATT GGTTCGAGCGGCAAGCGGGTGCTGCGCCCCCGTTCCGAACAGCGTAGCTATGCGGAGAGCCCGGACATCGTGCTgctgcccgccgcgccgccgcatCGGAAGCCGTCTATGTCCACACCAGCGCCATTTACTG ATGTGAGCAGCAAACTAAACTCTGGCGGTGTGAACGTATCAATAACGCCGAGTACTCTGCCGGCGCCGGCGCCCGAGTCCCCACGAGACCCGCGCGACGATGAAGACTCTGAAGAAGACGAGAATGAACCGCCACTGCCTATACCGGGGCATAGG GAGCTATCTAGTGCTGAGATATGGGAACGCGAGCGTCGACTTCGCACGCTGCGTGAGAAGCTGCGCGCTGAGGAGACACGGCTTGTGTTGCTGAGGAAGCTGAGGCAGTCGCAGCAGGCCACAGGACTGCCGCCCGCTAAG GACACGTCGACGGGCACAGCGCTGGCGGGCAGCGGCTGCGTGGTCCCGCCCGGAGTCACCGTCACACCCGCTCCTCCGCCCGCACACCAGCAGGCTAAG CGCACAAACAACAGCAGCGCGACAGCGGCGGCCAGCTCGACGAGCTCGTCCCGCCGCACGTCCAGCCTGCCCGGCGGCGCCACGCTCACGCCTGGACCTTATCGCTCGCAG tcATCTACGAGCGGTGGAGCGAGCATAACTCCATCAGTGACCATCACACCGGCGCCGCCGCCTGCCTCGCAACATGCATCCTCTAATAAG GCCAGCTCGCGTAGTTCTGAGGACACCCAGACCCCCGCCCAGCGCCAGGCCGCCGCTAAGCTGGCGCTGCGTAAACAACTCGAGAAGACCTTACTGCAG ATCCCTCCGCCCAAACCGCCGCCACCAGAAATGAACTTCATCCCGTCTCCGAGCAACACCGACTTCGTGTACCTGGTGGGGCTCGAGCATGTCGTCGACTACCTCACGAACGAGGATCG CATGCCCCGCTCGTCGGTGCCTGCGCTGTGCGCGCAGTGCGGCTGCGACTTCACGCCGGTGTGGCGCTGGGagcgcggcgggggcgcggccgcGCGGCGCCTCGACGCCACGttcgcgcccgcgccgccgccgcccgccgccaggAGGCTCTGCGAGCTCTGCGTCAGCGGGAACGTCAAGCGAGCGCTCAAG GCGGAGCACACGGCGCGGCTGAAGACGGCGTTCGTCCGCGCGCTGCAGCAGGAGCAGGAGATCGAGCGGCGcctggccgcgcccgccgcgtcgccgccgcccgccgcgcacCACGCCGCGCCCAacccgccgcccgcgcactCGCACGCGCACCGCCCGCTGCAG ATATCGTCGTCTCGCGGCTCGTCCCGCGGCGGCTCGGCGGCGTCCCCGGCGCCCGGCAAGGGCTCCGAGCGCAGTaccgccgcgccccccgccccgCCCGCACCGCCCGCGCCCAG GACAATGACGTCATCAGAATCGCTTCGCAGTCACCACTCGGATCGCTCGAGAGAAACCAGTGAGGTGCCCGCCAAGAAAGGCAAAg GGTCATCATCAAGCAGCACCAGTCAAAACAGTAGCAGCAGTAAGCAACATCAG CAGCTGGCAGCAGCAGCGGCGGCTCAGATGGCCTTCGAGCAACACAGCGCGGCCGCCATGCAGGCGCTACAACACCAACTGTTGCGAGGTA GCCtgagcggcgcgggcggcagTAGCGGCATGTCccccgcggcggcggcggccgccaTGATGCAGTTCTCTCCGCTCATATACACCTACCAGCTGGCCATGGCGCAGGCCTCCGCGCTAGGTAAGCGTT CGGGCAAGGGCGGCGGctcggcgggcggcggcgcggccatGGCCGAGATGCAGCGCGTGGCCGAGGCCCAGCGACAGTACCTGCTCGACATGATCCCCGGACAGCATCCCAGGAACCCCTGGACCAAGAACTAA
- the LOC113506358 gene encoding exosome complex component RRP41, with protein sequence MPGPDLLSSQGLRLDGRRPNELRRIRCKLGVFAQPDGSAYLEQGNTKVLAAVYGPHQASKSKSLQDGVVVNCQYSMATFSTGERKNHPRGDRKSQEMSMHLRQALTAAIKTELYPRSQIDIYVEVLQADGGAYCASVNAATLALIDAGIPLRAYACACSASMAWRNGKPEPLLDVGHVEEAAGGVVLTVASLPSTGSIGLIEMSHRLHMDYFDVVLSRAMQGCRDIEVILDRAVREHLAEGWTKQDVVVI encoded by the exons atgcCAGGTCCAGACTTGCTATCAAGTCAAGGGCTGCGTCTGGATGGACGAAGGCCAAATGAGCTTCGTCGTATACGGTGTAAACTTGGGGTATTTGCTCAACCCGATGGAAGTGCCTATTTGGAGCAAGGAAACACGAAAGTTTTAGCCGCTGTTTATGGACCTCACCAG gcctcaaaatcaaaaagtctGCAGGATGGAGTTGTTGTTAACTGCCAGTACAGTATGGCCACATTTTCCACAG GGGAAAGAAAGAACCATCCTCGTGGTGACCGCAAGTCTCAGGAGATGTCAATGCACTTGAGACAGGCTCTCACAGCCGCCATCAAGACTGAACTCTACCCACGATCACAGATTGACATCTATGTTGAAGTATTACAG GCAGACGGCGGCGCTTACTGTGCGTCAGTGAACGCAGCGACGCTCGCGCTCATCGACGCCGGCATCCCGCTGCGCGCGTACGCCTGCGCCTGCTCTGCGTCCATGGCGTGGAGGAATGGCAAGCCCGAACCACTGCTAGACGTGGGCCATGTGGAAGAAGCGGCCGGTGGGGTTGTGCTCACTGTGGCTAGCTTGCCTAGTACTG GTAGTATAGGACTAATAGAAATGTCGCACAGACTACATATGGATTACTTTGATGTGGTCCTGAGCAGAGCCATGCAAGGGTGTAGAGATATTGAG GTTATTTTGGACCGAGCAGTGCGAGAACACTTGGCAGAGGGGTGGACAAAGCAAGATGTAGttgtaatatga
- the LOC113506357 gene encoding maternal protein exuperantia: MAMVSEAKVNGGELEVTNELPPALAEKPAGLPPGKYALVGWDMDTTGRRLIDEICQIAAYTPKQSYSQYIMPYGDLNPGARRRHNVRVVTVGRYRMLKDTNTHKILKTKSEISALSDFLDWLEKEKGDGSVILIYHEPRRLSPTMLLEALTRYKLLDRFKSIVAGFADSYALAADKCKATVKSVSLRVLARVLLDADSLSVDSALERATAAYRIVEHLAQGEQQEVGAGGEGAAASADMVETARAWARPVHTELDALATLKKLLERQNTFRPVFAPLLRSARPERKRVTQLRRLLADAGLLYDQLKDAWQEHKLAGLEKQLGSLSVSAKEEDIKELIEIFDCHFDPAKEPKGPKPRIHRNKNRAASSAGETGEAEGSTSESQNSSPHNSPNKTSNDVAAGDSSQKVAAPEPVAAN; the protein is encoded by the exons ATGGCAATGGTGTCCGAAGCCAAGGTAAACGGCGGCGAGTTGGAGGTGACCAACGAGTTGCCTCCAGCACTCGCCGAGAAGCCCGCCGGCCTGCCACCCGGGAAGTACGCGCTCGTCGGCTGGGATATGGATACCACTGGGCGCAGGCTTATTGATGAG ATCTGCCAGATCGCGGCGTATACGCCCAAGCAGTCGTACTCTCAGTACATAATGCCGTATGGCGACCTGAACCCAGGAGCGCGTCGCCGCCACAACGTTCGCGTCGTAACTGTAGGACGTTACCGCATGCTCAAAGACACTAATACTCATAAG ATATTGAAAACAAAGTCTGAGATATCCGCCCTGTCCGATTTTCTGGATTGGTTGGAGAAGGAGAAGGGAGACGGTAGTGTGATCCTCATTTACCATGAGCCGCGTCGTTTAAGTCCCACCATGCTTCTTGAAGCTCTTACCAG GTATAAGCTTCTGGACAGATTTAAATCCATAGTAGCTGGTTTCGCCGACAGCTATGCCTTAGCCGCTGACAAATGTAAGGCCACAGTGAAGTCTGTGTCTCTGCGAGTTTTGGCGCGTGTCCTGCTCGACGCTGATTCACTGTCCGTTGATAGCGCGTTGGAAAGGGCCACTGCTGCCTATAGAATTGTTGAACATCTTGCACAAG GTGAGCAGCAGGAGGTGGGCGCGGGCGGCGAGggcgcggcggccagcgcggaCATGGTGGAGACCGCGCGCGCCTGGGCCCGCCCCGTCCACACCGAGCTCGACGCACTCGCCACGCTCAAGAAGCTGCTCGAGAG ACAGAACACGTTCCGGCCGGTGTTCGCGCCGCTGCTGCGGTCCGCGCGGCCGGAGCGCAAGCGTGTGACCCAGCTGCGACGCCTGCTGGCCGACGCCGGCCTGCTCTACGACCAGCTCAAAGACGCCTGGCAGGAACACAAGCTGGCTG GTTTGGAGAAACAGCTGGGTTCACTGTCGGTGTCTGCTAAGGAGGAAGATATTAAAGAACTGATTGAGATATTTGACTGCCACTTCGACCCTGCCAAAGAGCCGAAAGGACCAAAACCTAGAATCCACAGGAATAAGAATAGA GCTGCGTCGTCGGCGGGCGAGACGGGAGAAGCAGAGGGTAGCACTAGCGAGTCTCAGAACAGCTCGCCACATAACTCACCTAATAAGACTAGCAACG ATGTGGCGGCGGGTGATTCTAGTCAAAAAGTCGCGGCGCCGGAGCCTGTGGCTGCCAACTAA